A region from the Achromobacter seleniivolatilans genome encodes:
- the fmdA gene encoding formamidase produces the protein MANTLIKVDLEQSPYENKQIHNRWHPDIPMAVWVKPGDDFVLETYDWTGGAIKNDDSADDVRDVDLSTVHFLSGPVGVEGAEPGDLLVVDLLDIGAKADSLWGFNGFFSRNNGGGFLTEHFPHAQKSIWDFHGMFTSSRHIPGVNFAGLIHPGLIGCLPDKKLLDTWNRREQALIDTNPNRVPPLANPPAPKTAHMGALQGADRDKAAGEGARTVPPREHGGNCDIKDLSRGARVFFPVYVKGGGLSVGDLHFSQGDGEITFCGAIEMAGWVHMRVSLIKGGMEKYAIKNPIFKPSPITPAYKDYLIFEGISVDETGKQHYLDVNVAYRQACLNAIEYLKKFGYSGAQAYSLLGCAPVQGHISGVVDIPNSCATLWLPTEIFDFDIQPSAAGPIKHIKGDVDLPLSRDR, from the coding sequence ATGGCGAACACGCTTATCAAGGTCGATCTGGAGCAGTCCCCGTACGAAAACAAACAGATTCATAACCGATGGCACCCAGACATTCCAATGGCTGTGTGGGTAAAGCCGGGCGATGATTTCGTGCTGGAAACCTACGACTGGACCGGTGGGGCGATCAAGAACGACGACAGCGCGGATGACGTGCGCGATGTGGATCTTTCCACGGTGCACTTTCTGTCTGGGCCGGTCGGTGTCGAAGGCGCCGAGCCCGGTGATTTGCTGGTAGTGGATCTGCTGGATATCGGCGCCAAGGCCGACAGTCTGTGGGGCTTTAATGGTTTCTTCAGCCGCAATAACGGCGGTGGTTTTCTGACCGAACATTTTCCGCATGCGCAGAAATCCATTTGGGATTTCCATGGCATGTTCACATCGTCGCGGCACATCCCTGGCGTCAACTTTGCGGGTCTGATTCATCCTGGCCTGATCGGCTGCCTGCCGGACAAGAAGCTGTTGGACACCTGGAACCGTCGCGAACAGGCGCTGATCGACACCAATCCCAACCGCGTGCCGCCGCTGGCGAATCCGCCCGCGCCCAAGACGGCGCACATGGGCGCGTTACAAGGCGCTGACCGCGATAAGGCTGCGGGTGAAGGCGCACGCACGGTGCCGCCACGCGAGCACGGCGGCAACTGCGACATCAAGGACCTGTCGCGCGGCGCCCGCGTGTTTTTTCCGGTCTATGTGAAGGGCGGCGGGCTGTCGGTGGGCGATTTGCACTTTTCGCAAGGCGATGGCGAGATCACTTTCTGCGGCGCCATAGAAATGGCGGGCTGGGTGCATATGCGCGTATCGCTGATCAAGGGCGGGATGGAAAAGTACGCGATCAAGAATCCGATCTTCAAGCCCAGTCCGATCACGCCTGCCTACAAGGACTACCTGATCTTTGAAGGAATTTCGGTGGATGAAACGGGCAAGCAGCACTACCTGGATGTGAACGTCGCGTATCGGCAGGCCTGCCTGAATGCCATTGAATACCTGAAGAAATTCGGCTATTCCGGCGCGCAGGCCTACTCGTTGCTGGGTTGCGCGCCGGTGCAAGGGCACATCAGCGGCGTGGTGGATATTCCCAACTCTTGCGCAACGCTCTGGCTGCCGACCGAGATTTTCGACTTCGACATTCAGCCTTCTGCGGCTGGGCCCATCAAGCATATCAAGGGCGATGTCGATCTGCCCTTGTCACGCGACCGATAG
- a CDS encoding aminotransferase class V-fold PLP-dependent enzyme — translation MNTPTATTSPLQQFQDSLKTGDAAAALAEGLVGKDAFIDGPFGQKPLVYADYVASGRALMQVERFVLEQVLPYYANSHTEASYCGGFITRLRREARATVARCCGADEDHAVIFAGSGATAGINRLVHLFGVHAAIAAGRKVRVIIGPYEHHSNILPWRECGAEIIEVAESAEGGPDMAELATALKASDDTLVICALSAASNVTGIVADVPAITRLVKRSGAKMLWDYAGGAPYLSIQMSPAADAQIDAIVFSPHKFIGGPGASGVLIVRRDAVVGTTPTWPGGGTVKFVSPVGHDYSASLESREEAGTPNVIGDIRAALVLLVKEALGAEFMQQRNDHFVQRALAAWKGSEQLELLGSLTAIRLPIFSFRVRNGKGGFVHQQLVTRMLSDRFGIQARGGCACAGPYVHRLLDIDADQSLQMRKAILDGREIEKPGFVRLNFSALLSDAKADFILESVLALAADATDFECLYGFDPSRAIFFPQPAELAAVA, via the coding sequence ATGAATACGCCCACCGCCACGACCAGCCCTTTGCAGCAATTTCAAGACAGCCTGAAAACCGGCGATGCCGCAGCCGCGCTCGCCGAAGGTCTTGTCGGCAAAGATGCCTTCATCGACGGCCCCTTTGGTCAAAAGCCGCTGGTCTACGCCGACTACGTCGCATCAGGCCGGGCGCTCATGCAGGTCGAGCGCTTTGTTCTGGAACAAGTGCTTCCGTATTACGCCAACTCGCATACCGAGGCGTCCTACTGCGGTGGTTTCATTACGCGCTTGCGCCGCGAGGCGCGCGCTACTGTCGCCCGTTGTTGCGGCGCGGATGAAGACCATGCGGTAATTTTTGCGGGGTCGGGCGCGACGGCGGGTATCAACAGACTGGTGCATCTGTTTGGCGTGCATGCGGCGATTGCGGCGGGCCGGAAAGTCCGCGTGATCATTGGTCCGTACGAACATCATTCGAATATCTTGCCCTGGCGCGAGTGCGGCGCCGAGATCATCGAAGTCGCCGAAAGCGCAGAAGGCGGTCCCGATATGGCCGAGCTGGCCACGGCGCTGAAAGCCTCGGACGATACGCTGGTCATCTGCGCGCTGTCGGCCGCTTCTAACGTGACCGGAATTGTGGCCGATGTTCCCGCCATTACCCGGTTGGTCAAACGATCGGGCGCCAAAATGTTGTGGGACTACGCGGGCGGCGCACCTTATCTGTCTATCCAGATGTCGCCTGCCGCAGATGCGCAGATCGACGCCATCGTTTTCTCACCCCACAAGTTCATCGGCGGCCCAGGCGCATCGGGCGTGCTGATCGTGCGCCGCGACGCCGTGGTCGGCACGACGCCGACCTGGCCGGGCGGCGGCACCGTCAAGTTCGTTTCCCCAGTAGGCCACGATTACAGCGCCAGTCTTGAATCCCGCGAAGAGGCCGGCACGCCTAACGTCATCGGTGACATTCGTGCGGCATTGGTTCTGCTGGTGAAGGAAGCCTTGGGCGCTGAATTCATGCAGCAGCGCAATGACCATTTTGTGCAGCGGGCGCTCGCCGCATGGAAGGGCTCGGAACAGCTGGAACTGCTGGGGTCGTTGACGGCCATTCGCCTGCCGATCTTCTCGTTCCGTGTGCGCAACGGCAAGGGCGGTTTTGTGCATCAGCAGTTGGTGACGCGTATGTTGAGCGACCGGTTCGGCATTCAGGCGCGTGGCGGCTGCGCCTGCGCTGGGCCTTATGTCCATCGCCTGTTGGACATAGACGCGGATCAGTCATTGCAAATGCGGAAGGCCATTCTGGACGGCCGCGAAATCGAAAAACCCGGTTTTGTGCGCTTGAATTTCAGCGCTCTGCTGTCGGACGCCAAGGCCGATTTCATTTTGGAATCGGTGCTTGCGCTGGCGGCTGATGCCACCGACTTCGAGTGCCTCTACGGATTCGATCCCAGTCGCGCCATCTTCTTTCCGCAACCTGCGGAACTGGCCGCTGTTGCCTGA
- a CDS encoding tetratricopeptide repeat protein: MKPLILATLAVPLALLSACTASQGADLVERTPTSQASPCTQTSNLKFTEDSEGFKDPDHAIRLLSTCLSSWPDAPTRYRALTLQTRAVAHRQKKDYTHAIADLEESLRLAPARTGWDIIGLASDYRDGGQPERAVELLRTMLQDNMGLRGKGTPPGMPSYYHLGRSLLALQQWSSAADAFSEGMNYQPDYVWAYAYRSLAYDRMEQSGLAQADLDKVRSLIGKSKPDARKRDGQILQEPPFVELLTKYPGN, encoded by the coding sequence ATGAAGCCGCTCATCTTAGCAACGCTAGCCGTCCCCCTGGCTCTGCTTTCGGCCTGCACCGCCTCGCAGGGGGCGGATCTTGTGGAACGCACGCCGACGAGCCAGGCTAGCCCGTGCACCCAGACGAGCAATCTGAAATTTACCGAGGACAGTGAAGGGTTCAAAGATCCGGACCACGCCATTCGGCTGCTGTCCACTTGTCTTTCAAGCTGGCCCGACGCGCCGACCCGTTATCGGGCGCTCACGCTGCAAACGCGCGCCGTCGCCCATAGGCAAAAGAAGGACTATACGCATGCCATTGCAGACCTCGAGGAATCGTTGCGCTTGGCGCCTGCACGCACAGGTTGGGACATCATTGGACTTGCCAGCGATTATCGGGATGGAGGACAACCGGAACGGGCGGTCGAGTTGCTTCGGACCATGCTCCAGGACAACATGGGTCTAAGAGGCAAGGGCACGCCCCCTGGCATGCCGAGTTACTACCATCTCGGCCGGTCACTGCTCGCGCTACAGCAGTGGTCGAGTGCCGCAGACGCCTTTTCCGAAGGCATGAATTACCAACCGGATTATGTCTGGGCATACGCCTATCGCAGTTTGGCCTACGACCGGATGGAGCAGTCGGGACTGGCGCAAGCCGACCTCGATAAGGTGCGTTCCTTGATCGGGAAGTCCAAACCAGATGCCCGCAAGCGAGACGGCCAGATCCTTCAGGAGCCGCCATTCGTGGAATTGTTGACGAAGTATCCCGGCAATTAG
- a CDS encoding copper resistance protein NlpE: MMKTTLTCTLSLALLAGCAPFKSNNARDAPADGHTARTSLDWPGSYAGTLPCADCPGIKTRLTLQKGDRYERLTQYLDREPQPEIVTGTFSWESDGSTIRLDAAGDSQRYFVGENQVTMLYRDGTRPTGPLAPHYVLRRAQ; this comes from the coding sequence ATGATGAAAACCACCCTGACCTGCACCCTGAGCCTTGCCTTGCTTGCCGGCTGCGCCCCCTTCAAATCCAACAATGCGCGCGACGCGCCCGCAGACGGTCACACCGCTCGCACCTCGCTAGACTGGCCCGGCAGCTACGCTGGCACGCTGCCCTGCGCCGACTGCCCCGGCATCAAGACGCGCCTGACCCTGCAAAAGGGCGACCGCTACGAACGCCTGACGCAGTATCTGGACCGTGAGCCGCAACCCGAGATCGTCACCGGCACCTTCAGCTGGGAATCCGATGGCAGCACCATCCGGCTGGACGCCGCAGGCGACAGCCAACGCTATTTCGTTGGCGAAAACCAGGTGACCATGCTGTATCGCGACGGCACCCGCCCGACCGGTCCGCTCGCCCCGCATTACGTCTTGCGCCGCGCGCAATAG
- a CDS encoding Lrp/AsnC family transcriptional regulator codes for MEKIDKLDLSIISCLQKDGALSQRELADRVGLSQNACWRRLQRLNACGIIRGTRAEVSLAALGLDLTVFVMIRTSHHAKVWADGFRQHVERLPEVTEFYRIGGDWDYLIKVVCRGMAGYDRFYQKLITDFELSTVTGFFSMEAIIENRPPDLRMLEG; via the coding sequence ATGGAAAAAATAGACAAACTTGATCTAAGTATTATTTCCTGTCTGCAAAAAGATGGCGCGCTGTCTCAGCGCGAGCTCGCCGACCGGGTGGGTTTGTCGCAAAACGCCTGCTGGCGCAGGCTTCAGCGCTTGAACGCCTGCGGCATCATCCGTGGCACGCGCGCCGAGGTCAGTCTGGCTGCGCTGGGCCTTGATCTGACCGTGTTTGTCATGATCCGCACCAGCCACCACGCCAAAGTCTGGGCCGACGGATTTCGCCAGCATGTTGAACGCTTGCCCGAGGTGACCGAGTTCTATCGTATCGGCGGCGACTGGGATTACCTGATCAAAGTGGTTTGCCGTGGCATGGCGGGCTATGACCGCTTCTACCAAAAGCTGATCACGGATTTTGAGCTGTCGACCGTGACCGGGTTCTTCAGCATGGAAGCAATAATAGAAAACCGGCCGCCCGATCTTCGGATGCTAGAGGGCTGA
- a CDS encoding FmdB family zinc ribbon protein produces MPMYDYACAECGEFAALRPLAQWRDPAACPQCGAMSDRIIGGAPAISALSSAVNRAHAVNERSANEPRSSRSGHGMNCGCCSGGRKSGKTRTTQDGAKSFAGARPWMISH; encoded by the coding sequence ATGCCCATGTATGACTACGCATGCGCCGAATGCGGTGAGTTCGCGGCCCTGCGGCCGTTGGCTCAGTGGCGTGATCCGGCCGCTTGCCCGCAATGCGGCGCAATGTCTGACCGGATCATCGGCGGCGCACCCGCGATATCCGCGTTGTCTTCCGCCGTGAATCGGGCGCATGCGGTCAACGAGCGCAGCGCGAACGAGCCGCGCAGCTCGCGTAGCGGCCATGGCATGAACTGCGGATGTTGTTCAGGCGGGCGCAAGTCCGGCAAGACCCGCACCACTCAGGACGGGGCAAAATCATTCGCGGGCGCACGGCCATGGATGATCAGCCATTGA
- a CDS encoding pentapeptide repeat-containing protein — MQGALLMNAYFMRAALKGCNFTDAVLVGADFIRADLTGAKLSNSDVRFCSFKDATLGGQALGSSMWKVRIGPVRFTMQGRYGLQGLIWQGLACEGHGKINNR, encoded by the coding sequence CTGCAAGGCGCTTTGCTGATGAATGCTTACTTTATGCGCGCCGCCCTCAAAGGATGCAACTTCACAGACGCAGTGTTGGTGGGAGCCGATTTCATACGTGCAGATCTGACCGGCGCAAAGCTCTCAAATTCAGACGTCCGATTTTGCAGCTTTAAGGATGCCACGTTAGGGGGGCAGGCCTTGGGGTCATCAATGTGGAAAGTGCGGATTGGTCCGGTGCGGTTTACGATGCAAGGACGGTATGGCCTGCAGGGTTTGATCTGGCAGGGCTTAGCTTGTGAGGGGCACGGAAAGATAAATAATCGATAA
- a CDS encoding DUF3820 family protein, translating to MDPELLSLLVTRDMPFGKYKGRLIADLPGPYLAWFARKGFPPGELGRLLALMHELDHNGLSSLLAPLRKSKPRA from the coding sequence ATGGATCCTGAACTGCTTTCCCTGCTGGTGACCCGCGATATGCCGTTTGGCAAGTACAAAGGACGCCTGATCGCCGATCTGCCCGGCCCTTATCTGGCTTGGTTCGCGCGCAAGGGTTTCCCGCCGGGCGAGCTGGGGCGGTTGCTGGCCCTGATGCACGAGCTTGACCACAACGGCTTGTCTTCGTTACTGGCGCCGCTGCGTAAGTCCAAGCCGCGCGCGTGA
- a CDS encoding ABC transporter substrate-binding protein, with protein MKTDHELLSAFAPTGTLRASINLGNPILANTDPATGQPGGVSVDLATELARRLDVKLELVVFKSAGESVNAVAAEQADVGFFAIDPLRGEQIAFTAPYVVIEGAYLVRDDSPITSMDEVDSKGLRVVVGKGSAYDLYLTRELKQAEIFRAPTSPAVVDTFVQEKMEVAAGVKQQLQADAQRLGGLRLLDGHFMLIRQAMGVPKSRGAKASAYLAAYVEAMKKSGFVAEALARHKIQGAAVAPLEA; from the coding sequence ATGAAGACCGATCACGAGCTGCTATCCGCCTTCGCCCCGACCGGCACGCTGCGCGCGTCCATCAACCTGGGCAACCCCATCCTGGCCAACACCGATCCCGCCACCGGCCAGCCCGGCGGCGTATCGGTGGATCTGGCAACGGAGCTGGCGCGCCGCCTGGACGTGAAACTGGAACTGGTGGTGTTCAAGTCCGCCGGAGAATCCGTCAACGCAGTCGCCGCTGAACAAGCAGATGTAGGCTTCTTTGCCATCGACCCGCTGCGCGGCGAACAGATCGCCTTTACCGCGCCCTATGTCGTGATCGAAGGGGCGTATCTGGTGCGTGATGACTCCCCCATAACCAGCATGGACGAAGTCGACAGCAAGGGCCTGCGCGTGGTGGTCGGCAAGGGCAGCGCCTATGACCTTTACCTGACCCGTGAATTGAAGCAGGCGGAAATCTTCCGCGCCCCCACCTCACCCGCCGTCGTGGACACGTTCGTACAAGAGAAGATGGAAGTGGCTGCCGGGGTGAAGCAGCAGTTGCAAGCCGACGCCCAGCGCCTGGGCGGACTGCGGCTGCTGGATGGCCATTTCATGCTGATCCGCCAAGCCATGGGCGTACCCAAAAGCCGCGGCGCCAAAGCCAGCGCCTACCTGGCCGCCTACGTCGAAGCCATGAAGAAATCAGGCTTTGTGGCCGAGGCGCTTGCGCGCCACAAGATTCAGGGCGCAGCAGTTGCGCCGCTGGAAGCCTGA
- a CDS encoding IS3 family transposase (programmed frameshift), with protein MKKSRFTESQIIEAIKRAEAGLPVPELCRELGISSATFYKWRAKFGGMDVSMMSRMKELEAENARLRKMYVEEKLKAELRAEALGKKVVRPSRRREMAQHMVRERGISMRLACEVVGISQTCYRYVCKRSTENDEIADWLVRLTDNHRNWGFGLCYLYLRNVKGYAWNHKRIYRIYRDLELNLRIKPRKRLVRQAPEPLTVPNQLNHVWSMDFMHDQLVDGQSIRLFNVIDDFNREALGIEIDFSLPSERVIRSLKQIIGWRGKPLAIRCDNGPEYLSAAITEWAAQWGIKLVYIQPGKPQQNAYVERFNRTVRYVWLSQYHWDDLDHVLRAATEWMWSYNHERPNMALGRFTPKQRLAMAA; from the exons ATGAAGAAGTCGAGATTTACGGAGAGCCAGATCATCGAAGCAATCAAGCGGGCCGAGGCAGGCTTGCCAGTGCCCGAGCTGTGCCGCGAGCTGGGAATCAGTTCGGCTACGTTCTACAAATGGCGGGCTAAGTTCGGCGGCATGGATGTGTCAATGATGTCGCGGATGAAGGAGCTGGAGGCCGAGAACGCCCGGCTTCGCAAGATGTATGTCGAGGAGAAGCTCAAAGCCGAGCTTCGAGCGGAGGCACTCG GAAAAAAAGTGGTGAGGCCATCTCGTCGACGCGAGATGGCCCAGCACATGGTGCGCGAGCGTGGGATTTCAATGCGCCTGGCCTGCGAGGTGGTTGGCATCAGCCAGACCTGCTACCGGTACGTCTGCAAGCGCAGCACCGAGAACGATGAGATTGCAGACTGGCTGGTGCGGCTTACAGACAACCACCGCAATTGGGGGTTTGGGCTGTGCTATCTGTATCTGCGCAACGTCAAGGGCTACGCATGGAATCACAAGCGGATCTACCGTATCTATCGAGATCTGGAGCTGAATCTTCGCATCAAGCCGCGTAAGCGCCTGGTGCGGCAAGCGCCCGAGCCACTGACCGTGCCGAACCAGCTCAACCATGTATGGTCGATGGACTTCATGCACGATCAGTTGGTCGATGGCCAAAGCATCCGATTATTCAACGTGATCGATGACTTCAATCGGGAAGCCCTGGGCATTGAAATCGACTTCTCGCTGCCGTCCGAGCGCGTGATCCGATCCTTAAAGCAGATTATCGGTTGGCGGGGCAAGCCGCTGGCGATACGTTGCGACAACGGACCGGAATATCTAAGCGCTGCCATCACCGAGTGGGCTGCGCAATGGGGTATCAAGCTGGTGTACATCCAGCCGGGCAAGCCACAGCAGAATGCCTACGTCGAGCGATTCAACAGAACCGTGCGCTACGTATGGTTATCTCAATACCACTGGGACGACCTGGATCATGTGCTGCGCGCCGCGACCGAATGGATGTGGTCCTACAATCACGAACGCCCAAATATGGCACTGGGCCGCTTCACCCCCAAACAGCGGCTAGCCATGGCTGCATAG
- a CDS encoding cysteine hydrolase family protein has product MTTALIVIDVQRALFETSPPPADAASVVARINMLADRARAAGVPVIYVHHESPGSALAHGQPGWELDPRLTPAQGDLRVRKTTPDSFLRTALGQTLSDAGVTHLVICGYATEFCVDTTVRRAAGLGLPVTLAADAHTTHDKPHAPGGQIRAHHNATLPAISSFGVKIEAIPAADIIFSGGTAG; this is encoded by the coding sequence ATGACCACCGCTTTAATCGTGATCGACGTGCAACGCGCCTTGTTTGAAACGTCTCCGCCTCCGGCAGACGCTGCCAGTGTGGTGGCCCGCATCAACATGTTGGCCGATCGTGCGCGCGCCGCAGGCGTGCCGGTGATTTATGTGCACCACGAAAGCCCGGGCAGTGCGTTGGCCCACGGCCAGCCCGGCTGGGAGCTTGACCCACGCCTGACGCCTGCACAGGGCGATCTCCGCGTGCGTAAGACCACCCCTGATTCTTTTTTGCGCACGGCCTTGGGCCAGACGCTGTCCGATGCTGGCGTGACGCACTTGGTCATATGCGGCTACGCCACTGAGTTTTGCGTGGACACCACGGTGCGCCGTGCCGCTGGATTGGGGTTGCCGGTAACGCTGGCGGCCGATGCTCACACCACGCACGACAAACCCCATGCGCCGGGCGGGCAAATCCGTGCGCATCACAATGCCACCTTGCCGGCCATTTCCAGTTTCGGCGTCAAGATTGAAGCGATCCCCGCCGCCGATATTATTTTTTCTGGTGGCACGGCGGGTTGA
- a CDS encoding ABC-F family ATP-binding cassette domain-containing protein, whose product MAQSSYAPYQAHSQPPSAAPFISLHHVSYALPDGRVLLDSVSHDFGATRHGLIGRNGAGKSVLLRILHGNLPALAGRVGRHGHIAYVPQTQTVEPGCTLADVAGIGAILRALSNIEAGSANQTDFDLADGHWLIHDDWVRMLADAGLPAWPPDHPASAASGGELTRVALAGALLQGSDGLLLDEPSNHLDTRARSWLMEKISNWRGGLIVVSHDRTLLDAMSHIVELERGKLSGHPGNYSAYRTQRDLRDAAANAALAHARNERASGLRALRQQYDAQQQRSARNARQARDSNQAPILLGMKKNNAEGHAGRERLRRQQTGAALDDAVKLAAARVAAMPPIALALPETAVPRGRRVLHLEDAMPPYPSKAQPLTLSLSGPFRLAIHGPNGCGKSTLLAMLAGELNARQGVCDVRVPTAMLDQRAAGLPADQSLLQTLDALGASLPQGELRSRLALLGLGPAVVDTPAAAMSGGERIKAALACALWRRQPAQLLLLDEPTNHLDIASAEALEGALKEYPGAMVVVSHDMDFLAAIAPTHRLMWGGKAGWELKEASQTAQPC is encoded by the coding sequence ATGGCCCAGTCTTCGTACGCGCCGTATCAGGCGCATTCACAGCCGCCCTCGGCTGCTCCCTTCATCAGCTTGCACCACGTCAGCTACGCGCTGCCGGACGGCCGTGTTCTGCTGGATAGCGTCAGCCACGATTTCGGCGCGACCCGCCACGGACTGATCGGCCGCAACGGCGCAGGCAAGTCCGTACTGCTGCGCATATTGCACGGCAACCTGCCCGCACTAGCTGGCCGCGTCGGGCGCCATGGGCACATTGCCTACGTACCCCAAACCCAAACCGTTGAGCCCGGCTGCACGCTGGCCGATGTCGCTGGCATCGGCGCCATCCTGCGCGCCTTGTCCAACATCGAAGCAGGAAGCGCCAATCAAACGGATTTCGATCTGGCCGATGGTCATTGGCTGATTCATGACGACTGGGTCCGAATGCTTGCCGACGCAGGCTTGCCAGCTTGGCCGCCCGACCATCCCGCCAGCGCGGCAAGCGGTGGCGAGCTGACCCGCGTAGCGCTCGCCGGCGCTCTGCTGCAAGGGTCGGACGGCTTGCTCCTGGACGAACCCAGCAATCACTTGGACACCCGCGCGCGCAGTTGGCTCATGGAAAAAATCAGCAACTGGCGCGGTGGCCTGATCGTCGTCAGCCACGATCGCACGTTGCTCGACGCCATGTCCCATATCGTCGAATTAGAGCGCGGCAAGCTCAGCGGCCATCCCGGCAACTACAGCGCCTACCGGACTCAACGCGACCTGCGCGACGCCGCCGCCAACGCCGCGCTGGCCCATGCCCGCAACGAACGCGCATCTGGCTTGCGCGCACTGCGGCAACAATACGATGCGCAACAACAACGCAGCGCCCGCAACGCCCGCCAAGCTCGCGACTCCAACCAAGCGCCCATCTTGCTGGGCATGAAGAAAAACAACGCCGAAGGCCACGCCGGGCGCGAACGCCTGCGGCGTCAGCAAACTGGTGCGGCATTGGATGACGCCGTCAAACTAGCCGCAGCGCGTGTGGCAGCAATGCCGCCCATAGCCCTGGCCCTGCCGGAAACGGCAGTCCCCAGAGGGCGGCGAGTCTTGCATCTGGAAGACGCGATGCCGCCCTATCCATCCAAAGCGCAGCCCTTGACGTTAAGCCTGTCCGGCCCCTTCCGGCTGGCGATTCACGGACCGAATGGATGCGGAAAAAGCACCTTGTTAGCGATGTTGGCGGGTGAGTTGAACGCACGGCAGGGTGTTTGCGACGTCCGCGTCCCCACGGCGATGCTGGATCAACGGGCGGCGGGGCTGCCGGCAGATCAATCGTTGTTGCAGACCTTGGATGCGCTCGGCGCATCCTTGCCACAAGGTGAACTACGCAGCCGCCTGGCATTGCTGGGATTGGGACCAGCGGTGGTCGATACGCCAGCGGCGGCGATGAGTGGCGGCGAACGCATCAAGGCGGCCCTAGCCTGCGCGTTGTGGCGTAGACAGCCTGCGCAATTACTGCTGCTGGATGAACCGACGAACCATCTGGATATCGCATCGGCGGAAGCGTTGGAGGGTGCGCTGAAGGAGTATCCGGGTGCGATGGTGGTGGTGTCGCACGATATGGATTTTCTGGCGGCGATTGCGCCGACGCATCGGTTGATGTGGGGGGGGAAGGCAGGATGGGAGTTGAAGGAAGCGTCTCAGACAGCACAGCCATGTTGA
- a CDS encoding helix-turn-helix transcriptional regulator has protein sequence MTAIPPELDWSVSAATPAMSLAGGTLRFSRNERVQEHLDPGLKLVLVLDGDLRYRVCGAAATQVSGPLLHLSLCHDAMGMEHEFGADRSLRFVSLRTSLDHLREAFALDPADVGALLRAPRGAVAYADANLRVDQALQAVGHQMLACPVQGPLKRLYLSAKALELTALAINALQPAASGASDKVAAGDAERLHYARDLILANLQAPPALPDLARQAGVNVNKLTTGFRKLFGLSVYAFVRERRMEQAHALLAAGTFSVSEAAYACGYTDSHFSKAFQRRYGILPSSLAAR, from the coding sequence GTGACCGCTATCCCTCCCGAACTTGATTGGTCCGTATCGGCCGCCACGCCAGCGATGTCGCTGGCTGGTGGCACCTTGCGTTTCAGCCGGAACGAGCGCGTGCAAGAACATCTGGACCCCGGCTTAAAGCTGGTGCTGGTGCTGGATGGCGACCTGCGCTATCGCGTGTGCGGGGCGGCCGCAACCCAAGTAAGCGGGCCATTGCTGCATCTGAGTTTGTGCCACGATGCCATGGGTATGGAACACGAATTTGGCGCGGACCGGTCGCTTCGATTCGTTTCCTTGCGCACCAGCCTGGATCATCTGCGTGAAGCCTTTGCCCTGGACCCGGCCGATGTGGGGGCGCTGTTGCGTGCCCCGCGCGGCGCCGTCGCTTATGCGGATGCCAATCTGCGGGTGGATCAGGCTTTGCAGGCCGTGGGCCATCAAATGTTGGCATGCCCCGTACAGGGGCCGCTTAAACGGCTCTACCTGTCGGCCAAGGCGTTGGAGTTGACAGCATTGGCCATCAACGCCTTGCAGCCAGCCGCTAGCGGGGCGTCTGATAAGGTCGCGGCTGGCGATGCAGAGCGCCTGCATTACGCCCGCGACCTGATTCTGGCGAACCTGCAGGCGCCTCCTGCCTTGCCCGATCTGGCGCGGCAGGCGGGCGTCAACGTCAATAAGCTGACGACCGGTTTTCGCAAGCTGTTCGGACTGAGCGTGTACGCCTTCGTCCGCGAGCGCCGCATGGAACAGGCGCATGCCTTGTTGGCCGCAGGCACATTTTCCGTGTCCGAAGCGGCCTACGCCTGCGGCTACACCGATTCGCACTTCAGCAAGGCTTTTCAGCGCCGCTACGGCATTCTGCCCAGCAGTCTGGCGGCACGCTAG